One Synechococcus sp. MU1617 DNA window includes the following coding sequences:
- the dapF gene encoding diaminopimelate epimerase codes for MLQFSKYQGLGNDFLIVEGRQGQLPDAISNPDPAWVRRICDRRFGVGGDGLILALPPQAEGELRMRILNADGSEAEMCGNGIRCLARYLADTDGDGPGRRWDIETLAGMIRPELMADGQLRVDMGPPFLTSEGIPTTLMPEEGLPQGVLLLEGEQLKVAAVGMGNPHVVVPVDDLASIPFDAWGAALEVHPAFPAKTNVHFLQVHSRERLEIRVWERGAGPTLACGTGACATLVAAVLLDLADDCAEVLLPGGPLMIEWRDRTGSVLMTGPAESVFDGVLTPDLVPAGSLTASISEATAASPAETAAADFDCAKDCADQCQRPDRCLRDEAQQKVQAFLSSTSLDSMLNLASESLEQRTKARFERGTP; via the coding sequence ATGCTGCAGTTCAGCAAATATCAGGGACTTGGCAACGACTTCCTGATCGTTGAAGGCCGGCAGGGACAACTGCCAGATGCCATCAGTAATCCCGATCCCGCCTGGGTGAGGCGCATCTGTGATCGGCGCTTCGGCGTGGGCGGCGATGGCCTGATCCTGGCGCTGCCCCCTCAGGCGGAGGGAGAACTGCGGATGCGGATTCTCAATGCCGATGGCAGTGAGGCCGAAATGTGTGGCAACGGCATTCGCTGCCTGGCCCGCTACCTCGCCGACACCGACGGTGATGGCCCCGGCCGCCGTTGGGACATCGAAACCCTGGCGGGAATGATCCGGCCTGAACTGATGGCCGATGGCCAGTTGCGGGTGGACATGGGCCCGCCCTTCCTCACCTCCGAGGGCATCCCCACAACCCTGATGCCCGAAGAGGGTCTGCCGCAGGGGGTGTTGCTTCTGGAGGGCGAGCAGCTGAAGGTGGCGGCCGTTGGCATGGGCAATCCTCATGTGGTGGTGCCCGTCGACGACCTCGCCAGCATTCCCTTTGATGCCTGGGGTGCTGCTCTGGAAGTGCATCCGGCCTTCCCGGCCAAGACCAACGTTCATTTCCTCCAGGTGCACAGCCGTGAGCGGCTGGAGATCCGGGTCTGGGAACGGGGCGCAGGCCCGACCCTGGCCTGTGGCACCGGTGCCTGCGCCACCTTGGTGGCGGCGGTGTTGTTGGACCTCGCCGATGACTGCGCCGAGGTGCTTCTGCCCGGTGGTCCGTTAATGATTGAGTGGCGCGATCGCACCGGTTCCGTGCTGATGACTGGACCCGCTGAATCGGTGTTTGACGGGGTGCTGACACCCGATTTGGTGCCGGCAGGTTCCTTGACGGCGTCGATCAGCGAAGCCACTGCCGCTTCACCTGCGGAGACGGCCGCAGCCGACTTCGATTGCGCAAAGGATTGCGCTGACCAGTGTCAACGCCCCGACCGCTGTCTCCGCGATGAGGCGCAGCAAAAGGTGCAGGCCTTCCTCAGCAGCACCTCCCTCGACTCGATGCTCAATCTCGCCAGTGAGTCCCTGGAGCAGCGCACCAAGGCGCGGTTTGAGCGTGGAACGCCCTGA
- a CDS encoding aminotransferase class V-fold PLP-dependent enzyme, translated as MERPELYLDAAATTPPLPTVIAAMQQLQQTAWANPSSLHGAGLAAAEALERARWRIAERFAVTPDQLIVTSGATESVHLALLGSATGLVPGRLVISAVEHPAVVAAAHQLEALGWTIAEWPVDGQGVVRLDQLDRLLSAPTRLVSLIAAQGEVGALQPVSKIARACRQRDIVIHSDATQLVPQGCFSFERLGVDLLTLSAHKFRGPRGVGLLIRGPGVALSPLQGGGGQEHGLRSGTEPVALVSGMAEALMALPSFDPVSQPVPPGCSPQIRRQRDQLLERLLDLPQLQLCGPPLDQRLPHHIALLANSADGQPLQGRDLVRRLAAAGVACSSGSACSSGSSADSVVLTAMGIPGPARQSGLRLTLGPWLSDQDLDAVPGRFASVLEAFP; from the coding sequence GTGGAACGCCCTGAGCTCTATCTGGATGCTGCTGCCACGACACCGCCCCTGCCGACGGTGATCGCGGCGATGCAGCAGCTCCAGCAGACAGCCTGGGCGAACCCCAGCAGCCTCCATGGGGCAGGGTTGGCAGCTGCGGAAGCCCTCGAGCGGGCTCGCTGGCGCATTGCCGAGCGCTTTGCTGTCACTCCTGATCAGTTGATCGTCACTTCAGGGGCGACGGAATCCGTTCACCTCGCCCTGCTCGGCAGTGCCACCGGTCTTGTCCCTGGCCGGTTGGTGATCTCTGCGGTGGAGCATCCGGCGGTGGTCGCTGCGGCACACCAACTCGAAGCGTTGGGCTGGACCATCGCTGAATGGCCCGTTGATGGCCAGGGCGTTGTGCGGCTCGATCAGCTCGATCGGCTGTTGTCCGCTCCAACCCGGCTGGTCTCCCTGATCGCAGCCCAGGGCGAGGTGGGTGCGTTGCAACCAGTGAGCAAGATTGCAAGGGCCTGCCGCCAGCGCGACATCGTGATCCACAGCGATGCCACGCAACTGGTGCCGCAGGGTTGCTTCTCTTTCGAGCGGCTTGGGGTTGATCTGCTGACCCTCTCGGCCCACAAGTTCCGTGGTCCCCGGGGTGTGGGTCTGCTGATTCGTGGCCCTGGTGTGGCGCTTTCGCCCCTCCAGGGCGGTGGCGGCCAGGAACACGGCCTGCGCTCCGGCACCGAACCCGTTGCTTTGGTCAGCGGCATGGCCGAAGCCCTGATGGCCCTCCCCAGCTTTGACCCCGTCAGCCAACCCGTCCCCCCCGGCTGCTCGCCGCAGATCCGTCGTCAACGGGATCAACTGCTCGAACGCTTACTCGATCTGCCCCAGCTTCAGCTCTGCGGCCCTCCACTCGATCAGCGTCTGCCTCATCACATCGCGCTGCTAGCAAACTCCGCCGATGGTCAGCCCCTACAAGGACGCGATCTCGTGCGACGGCTCGCAGCGGCGGGAGTGGCCTGCAGCAGTGGCAGTGCCTGCAGCAGTGGCAGCAGTGCTGACAGTGTTGTGCTCACGGCCATGGGAATTCCCGGGCCTGCACGCCAGTCGGGCCTGCGGCTGACCCTTGGCCCCTGGCTATCGGACCAGGATCTCGACGCCGTTCCCGGCCGTTTTGCATCCGTGCTGGAGGCATTTCCCTGA
- a CDS encoding DUF1995 family protein → MTQSNAPCLDLPADLLAAEEAMLQAALAAVGSGDGQRWAASLRFEGLRLLPVAVRLARALIAAGQQLLMVWPDAGAAALARRDAEDLKEVIFDFNQLKRAESDSPDTRLLLAVNPSPADYEEFQALCENHAGVVLMLNGRLEDAAVGIGSVARERRKGFVASWQQAYWLQPLEGGALMRCFPDDWRLYRQDPDGYRQLEVLPERPDPDTTAALLAGEDPDSIKQQLSGVDRFLDGLRN, encoded by the coding sequence ATGACTCAATCCAACGCTCCTTGTCTCGATCTACCCGCGGATCTGCTCGCGGCCGAGGAGGCCATGCTGCAAGCCGCCCTGGCGGCCGTTGGATCCGGCGACGGTCAACGCTGGGCCGCAAGCCTGCGCTTTGAGGGCCTTCGCCTGCTCCCGGTGGCGGTGCGTCTGGCCCGCGCGCTGATCGCCGCCGGTCAGCAGCTGTTGATGGTTTGGCCCGATGCCGGTGCTGCCGCCCTGGCCAGGCGTGATGCGGAAGACCTCAAGGAGGTGATCTTCGATTTCAATCAGCTCAAACGTGCGGAGAGCGACTCTCCCGACACCCGCCTGCTGCTTGCGGTGAACCCGTCCCCTGCCGATTACGAGGAGTTCCAGGCGTTGTGTGAGAACCACGCTGGAGTGGTTTTGATGCTGAATGGTCGTCTTGAAGATGCCGCCGTTGGCATCGGGAGCGTGGCCCGCGAGCGCCGTAAGGGTTTCGTGGCCAGCTGGCAGCAGGCCTATTGGCTTCAGCCCCTGGAGGGAGGAGCACTGATGCGCTGCTTCCCCGATGACTGGCGTCTCTATCGCCAGGATCCCGATGGTTACAGGCAACTTGAGGTGCTTCCCGAACGTCCGGATCCGGATACCACAGCTGCGCTTCTGGCCGGTGAAGATCCTGACAGCATCAAGCAACAGCTTTCCGGTGTCGACCGCTTCCTTGATGGTCTGCGCAATTGA
- a CDS encoding DUF4330 domain-containing protein has protein sequence MLPRLRSLSPIDAVAGVVALAALVGVIWSPKLSNAVAKATGAVKPVQVSVDVHRLYSADPEQLLNSAREEAALNIVIRNQPAGRVTLVSVVDLTNPLTAVQPDGSVVIADAPSTDLPRHARFVMEAQAEIKPSGVVIGGTKLKVGVPVELEGRLYRLNGVVSGVMPL, from the coding sequence GTGCTCCCCAGGCTGCGATCCCTTTCACCCATCGATGCCGTGGCCGGAGTCGTTGCTCTGGCAGCGCTGGTTGGGGTGATCTGGTCCCCCAAGCTCTCCAATGCAGTCGCCAAGGCCACGGGTGCCGTTAAGCCTGTGCAGGTCAGCGTTGATGTGCATCGCCTCTACAGCGCTGATCCTGAGCAGCTGTTGAATTCAGCCCGGGAGGAAGCGGCCCTCAACATCGTGATCCGCAATCAACCGGCAGGTCGGGTGACCCTGGTGTCGGTGGTTGACCTCACCAACCCTCTGACGGCGGTGCAGCCCGATGGCTCGGTGGTGATCGCGGATGCCCCCAGCACAGACCTGCCCCGGCATGCCCGTTTTGTGATGGAGGCCCAAGCTGAGATCAAACCCTCCGGCGTTGTGATCGGTGGCACCAAGCTCAAGGTGGGAGTTCCCGTTGAGCTGGAAGGACGCCTTTACCGCTTGAACGGTGTTGTAAGTGGAGTCATGCCTCTGTGA
- the dacB gene encoding D-alanyl-D-alanine carboxypeptidase/D-alanyl-D-alanine-endopeptidase produces the protein MIRSALVSLLVLAPQLPLRAAPPLLAPPPVVQRQGQAMLSGGALCPALQTALASAVGTEERLWSVSVLDQRGQLLADLNGGVPRIPASNQKLVSTAFALDRLGPDFRLKTQLLRHPDGSLEIVGEGDPDLSIAEIQKFAMVALGQGGSRSTTSLAATPVQLMVREEPRQRWWPADWDPADRSYAYGAPITRLALTSNALHMAVMDPAARLQRILNSTVRQQGGQIHLQMVDQQTREATLARSRGASVVLYSEDSAPMHALLSLANTESHNFTAEVLMREAADVWDVNRASVATTRWLQAQGVPMTGLRLRDGSGLSRGNRLTSRSLSVLLWRMAQHPLAAYYQASMAIAGQRGTLRNYFRGSSLQGRFWGKTGTLSGVRSISGILETADGPRYVSMIANGSYAPNSVMGQILLASQRISRCPAWTAAGTLPGGPD, from the coding sequence GTGATTCGCTCTGCCCTGGTCTCCCTGCTGGTGCTGGCGCCCCAGTTGCCCCTCAGGGCCGCGCCTCCACTGTTGGCACCACCTCCTGTGGTCCAGCGTCAGGGCCAGGCCATGCTCAGCGGCGGTGCGCTTTGCCCTGCTCTGCAGACGGCCTTGGCATCAGCGGTGGGGACGGAAGAGCGGCTCTGGAGCGTCAGCGTTCTCGATCAACGGGGACAGCTGCTGGCTGATCTGAACGGGGGGGTCCCCCGGATTCCTGCATCGAATCAGAAACTGGTCAGCACGGCCTTTGCCCTGGATCGCCTCGGTCCCGACTTCCGTTTGAAGACGCAGCTGTTGCGTCACCCCGATGGATCACTGGAGATCGTGGGGGAAGGCGATCCCGACCTCAGCATTGCCGAGATCCAGAAGTTCGCCATGGTGGCTCTCGGCCAGGGGGGCTCCCGCAGCACCACCAGCCTCGCCGCAACACCTGTTCAGCTGATGGTTCGGGAAGAACCGCGTCAGCGCTGGTGGCCAGCCGATTGGGATCCTGCAGATCGGTCCTACGCCTATGGCGCACCGATCACCCGTCTCGCCCTCACCAGCAATGCTCTGCACATGGCGGTGATGGATCCAGCGGCACGGCTGCAGCGCATCCTCAACTCCACAGTCCGCCAGCAGGGAGGTCAGATCCATCTTCAGATGGTTGATCAGCAGACTCGGGAAGCGACCCTTGCGCGGAGTAGGGGAGCGAGTGTGGTGTTGTACAGCGAGGATTCTGCGCCCATGCACGCCTTGCTCAGCTTGGCCAACACGGAGAGCCATAACTTCACCGCTGAGGTGCTGATGCGGGAGGCGGCCGATGTGTGGGATGTGAATCGTGCATCCGTCGCCACCACCCGCTGGTTGCAAGCCCAGGGGGTCCCGATGACGGGACTTCGGCTGCGGGATGGCAGTGGACTTTCACGGGGCAACCGTCTCACCAGCCGTTCATTGTCCGTGCTGCTTTGGCGCATGGCGCAACACCCCCTGGCGGCCTACTACCAGGCCTCGATGGCGATTGCTGGCCAGAGGGGAACGCTGCGCAACTATTTCCGCGGCAGCTCGCTTCAGGGTCGCTTCTGGGGCAAAACCGGCACCCTCAGTGGTGTTCGTTCGATCTCGGGCATTCTTGAGACCGCCGATGGACCGCGTTACGTGAGCATGATTGCTAACGGGTCCTACGCACCCAACTCCGTGATGGGCCAGATCCTGCTGGCCAGCCAGCGGATTAGCCGTTGCCCCGCATGGACCGCAGCCGGGACGCTGCCCGGTGGGCCCGACTGA
- the coaD gene encoding pantetheine-phosphate adenylyltransferase: MRALYPGSFDPLTNGHMDLIERAVSLFGEVVVAVLSNPSKRPAFSVEERIEQIRTATRHLSGVEVISFDGLTVNCAVTHRADLILRGLRAMSDFEYELQIAHTNRSLADDLETVFMATTARHSFLSSSVVKEVARFGGSIDHMVPPEVAKDLNRLFNSAFHAS; this comes from the coding sequence ATGCGGGCGCTCTACCCCGGCAGTTTCGACCCTCTCACCAACGGTCATATGGACCTGATCGAGCGGGCGGTGAGCCTGTTTGGCGAGGTGGTCGTTGCGGTGCTCAGCAATCCGAGCAAACGGCCTGCATTCAGTGTCGAGGAACGGATCGAACAGATCCGCACGGCGACGCGCCATCTCTCCGGAGTTGAGGTGATCAGTTTCGATGGCCTCACGGTGAACTGTGCCGTCACCCATCGCGCCGACCTGATCCTGAGGGGCTTGCGAGCGATGAGTGACTTTGAATACGAACTGCAGATCGCCCACACCAATCGCTCGTTAGCGGACGATCTGGAGACGGTGTTCATGGCCACCACGGCACGCCACAGCTTTCTCAGCAGCTCCGTGGTGAAGGAAGTGGCCCGCTTTGGCGGATCAATCGACCACATGGTCCCTCCAGAGGTGGCGAAGGACCTCAACAGGCTCTTTAATTCGGCTTTCCACGCCAGCTGA
- a CDS encoding flavin reductase family protein, with translation MSLDADAKKVLLRKIPHGLFICGVRNGDEVNGFTASWVTQGSFEPPLVVMGVRADSSSHAIIEATGKFSLNVLRADQKDLAAVFFKPQKALGGRFEAAPFEEGELGLPLLTDAVGGVECELVGSIKHGDHTVFVGEVKTARLIADGEALNLASTGWNYGG, from the coding sequence ATGAGCCTCGACGCTGACGCCAAGAAGGTCCTGCTTCGCAAGATCCCCCACGGTCTCTTCATCTGCGGCGTGCGCAACGGCGATGAGGTCAACGGTTTCACCGCCAGCTGGGTGACCCAGGGATCGTTCGAACCACCGTTGGTTGTGATGGGCGTTCGGGCAGACAGCAGCAGCCACGCCATCATCGAGGCCACCGGCAAGTTTTCCCTCAATGTGCTGCGGGCCGATCAAAAGGACCTGGCGGCGGTGTTTTTCAAGCCCCAGAAGGCGCTCGGTGGTCGCTTTGAAGCGGCACCCTTCGAAGAAGGTGAGCTTGGCCTTCCCCTTCTCACCGATGCCGTCGGTGGTGTGGAGTGCGAGCTCGTGGGTTCGATCAAGCACGGTGACCACACCGTCTTTGTCGGCGAAGTCAAAACGGCGCGTCTGATTGCCGATGGCGAGGCCCTGAACCTGGCCAGCACCGGCTGGAATTACGGCGGCTGA
- the uvrC gene encoding excinuclease ABC subunit UvrC, which translates to MDAASGAPLLTQPERLERRLKEIPAEPGCYLMRDGDDRILYVGKSKALRSRVRSYFRSRHDLSPRIRLMTRQVCEIEFIVTDSEAEALVLESNLIKNHQPHFNVLLKDDKKYPYLCITWSEAYPRIFITRRRRFRSPLDRFYGPYVDVGLLRRTLFLVKRVFPLRQRPRPMYPDRTCLNYSIGRCPGVCQEKISSEDYHRTLRKVAMVFQGRSDELQQLLQEQMERYAERMDYESAARVRDQLQGLDQLTADQKMSLPDSSVSRDVLALAFDERLAAVQLFQMRAGKLVGRLGYTADASGLEPGLILQRVIEEHYSQVDSVEVPPELLVQHALPQQKLMEDWLSEQRERRVQIHCPQRQQKADLIELVQRNAEFELLRAKQGQEKQSLATEDLAQLLELPTPPRRIEGYDISHIQGSDAVASQVVFIDGLPAKQHYRKYKIRSSSIRAGHSDDFMAMAEIMRRRFRRWARAKAEGVDVGALRHKGGSALQTDGLNDWPDVVMIDGGKGQLSAVMEALRELDLHEDLNVCSLAKQREEVFLPGESQPLESEPDQLGVVLLRRLRDEAHRFAVSFHRQQRGERMKRSRLSDIPGVGPKRVKDLLAHFHSIDAIQLASLETLSKAPGVGPALARDIHDFFHPSEDGTDADAMAALEGQPQELSA; encoded by the coding sequence GTGGATGCCGCCTCCGGTGCACCGCTGCTGACGCAGCCCGAGCGTCTCGAACGCCGCCTCAAGGAGATCCCCGCTGAGCCGGGTTGCTATCTGATGCGAGACGGCGACGACCGGATCCTCTACGTCGGCAAGTCGAAGGCGTTGCGTAGTCGCGTGCGCAGCTATTTCCGCAGCCGCCACGATCTGTCACCACGGATCCGGCTGATGACGCGCCAAGTCTGTGAGATCGAGTTCATCGTCACCGACAGCGAGGCGGAGGCCCTCGTGCTCGAGTCGAACCTGATCAAGAACCATCAGCCGCATTTCAACGTGTTGCTGAAGGACGACAAGAAATATCCGTACCTCTGCATCACCTGGAGTGAGGCCTACCCACGGATTTTCATCACCCGTCGCCGCCGCTTCCGCAGTCCCCTTGATCGCTTTTACGGGCCCTATGTCGATGTCGGCCTGCTGCGCCGCACCCTGTTCCTGGTGAAGCGGGTGTTTCCGCTGCGCCAACGACCACGTCCGATGTATCCCGACCGGACCTGCCTCAACTACAGCATTGGCCGCTGTCCGGGGGTCTGCCAGGAAAAAATCAGCTCAGAGGACTATCACCGCACCCTGCGCAAGGTGGCGATGGTCTTTCAAGGCCGCAGTGATGAACTGCAGCAGCTGCTTCAGGAGCAGATGGAGCGGTACGCCGAGCGGATGGACTACGAGTCGGCGGCCCGGGTCCGGGATCAACTTCAGGGGCTGGATCAGCTCACCGCCGACCAGAAGATGAGCCTGCCGGATTCCTCCGTGAGTCGGGATGTGCTGGCCCTTGCCTTTGATGAACGGTTGGCGGCCGTTCAGCTGTTTCAAATGCGCGCCGGGAAGTTGGTGGGACGTCTCGGCTACACCGCCGACGCCTCAGGCCTGGAACCTGGACTGATCCTGCAACGGGTGATTGAAGAGCACTACAGCCAGGTGGATTCCGTTGAGGTTCCCCCCGAGCTGTTGGTGCAGCACGCTCTGCCCCAGCAGAAACTGATGGAGGACTGGCTCTCGGAACAGCGGGAGCGTCGGGTGCAGATCCACTGCCCCCAGCGCCAGCAGAAGGCCGACCTGATCGAACTGGTTCAGCGCAATGCGGAGTTTGAGTTGCTCCGCGCCAAGCAAGGCCAGGAGAAGCAGTCGTTGGCCACGGAGGATCTGGCGCAACTGCTGGAGTTGCCGACCCCGCCCCGGCGGATCGAGGGGTACGACATCAGTCACATCCAGGGCAGCGATGCCGTGGCCTCCCAGGTGGTGTTCATCGACGGATTGCCCGCTAAGCAGCACTACCGCAAGTACAAGATCCGCAGCAGCAGCATCCGCGCTGGTCACAGCGACGACTTCATGGCGATGGCAGAGATCATGCGCCGCCGTTTTCGCCGCTGGGCTCGGGCCAAGGCGGAGGGGGTGGATGTGGGTGCCCTGCGTCACAAAGGCGGCAGCGCCTTGCAGACCGATGGCCTCAACGACTGGCCCGATGTGGTGATGATTGACGGCGGTAAAGGCCAGCTCTCAGCCGTGATGGAGGCCCTGCGGGAGCTGGATCTGCACGAGGATCTCAACGTCTGCTCCCTCGCCAAGCAGCGCGAAGAGGTGTTTCTCCCCGGCGAAAGCCAGCCGCTGGAGAGTGAACCGGATCAGCTCGGGGTTGTGCTTCTCCGCCGCTTGCGGGACGAAGCCCACCGTTTCGCCGTCAGCTTCCACCGCCAGCAGCGTGGTGAGCGGATGAAGCGTTCACGCCTGTCGGACATCCCTGGGGTCGGTCCCAAGCGGGTCAAGGATCTATTGGCTCACTTCCATTCGATTGATGCCATCCAGCTGGCATCGCTTGAGACCCTGTCCAAGGCTCCTGGTGTCGGCCCGGCGCTGGCCCGCGACATCCACGATTTCTTCCACCCGTCGGAGGACGGCACCGACGCTGATGCCATGGCTGCTTTAGAAGGGCAGCCTCAGGAACTCTCCGCATGA
- a CDS encoding cryptochrome/photolyase family protein, protein MDLSLVFPHQLFENHPAIQPGRAVALIEDPLLFGSDPRWPIQVHRQRLLLHRASMNAYAEMLQAKGFSVLRILQGQAASTAVILGGLLDQGYRSFHLADPVDDVLTQRISAFASRHDCGLEVVPTPMLLTPEAVIDDHFGSGKKPLMGRFYEMQRKRLDLLIDPDGGPVGGRWSFDADNRKKLPKGILVPELPAERSSSSIAIVNTARQQLIEEGVAGIGSWDGFHYPVTHGDAARWLDQFLDQRLRQFGAYEDAISTQHQVMWHSVLTPMLNIGLLTPQQVLDRTLERAEAGDVPLNSLEGFLRQIVGWREFMAAMYRRHGVEMRNGNFWGFEDRPIPSAFYTASTGLPPIDDAIRHALETGYCHHIERLMLLGNVMLLCGFHPTRIYCWFMELFVDAYDWVMVPNVYGMSQFADGGIFTTKPYLSGSNYVRKMSDYRKGEWCDTWDGLFWSFIHCHQDFFRRQYRLAMMARNLDRMASDVLAAHQRRASDFLDALT, encoded by the coding sequence GTGGATCTCAGTCTCGTTTTTCCCCATCAGCTGTTTGAGAACCATCCCGCGATCCAGCCGGGGCGAGCCGTGGCCCTGATCGAGGATCCGCTGCTGTTTGGTTCCGATCCCCGCTGGCCGATCCAGGTGCATCGGCAGCGCCTGCTTCTGCATCGGGCCTCGATGAATGCCTATGCAGAGATGCTTCAGGCCAAGGGCTTCTCTGTGCTGCGGATCCTGCAGGGCCAGGCGGCCAGCACCGCTGTGATCCTCGGGGGTCTGCTCGATCAGGGCTACCGCTCCTTTCATCTCGCGGATCCGGTGGACGATGTTCTGACCCAACGGATCTCCGCCTTCGCATCACGCCATGACTGCGGTCTGGAGGTCGTCCCCACCCCGATGCTGCTCACCCCAGAGGCCGTCATCGATGACCATTTTGGCTCCGGCAAGAAGCCCCTGATGGGTCGCTTCTACGAGATGCAGCGCAAGCGACTGGATCTGCTGATCGATCCGGATGGTGGCCCTGTCGGCGGCCGCTGGAGTTTCGATGCCGACAACCGCAAGAAGCTTCCCAAGGGAATCCTTGTCCCTGAGCTCCCCGCCGAACGTTCGAGCAGCTCGATCGCCATCGTCAACACCGCTCGGCAGCAGCTGATTGAGGAGGGGGTGGCCGGCATCGGCAGCTGGGACGGCTTCCATTACCCCGTCACCCATGGCGATGCAGCCCGTTGGTTGGATCAATTCCTCGATCAGCGGCTGCGCCAGTTCGGGGCTTACGAAGATGCGATCAGCACCCAGCACCAGGTGATGTGGCACAGCGTGCTCACGCCAATGCTCAACATCGGTTTGCTCACGCCGCAGCAGGTGCTGGATCGAACGCTGGAACGGGCTGAGGCCGGTGATGTCCCCCTCAATTCATTGGAGGGATTTCTACGTCAGATCGTCGGGTGGCGAGAGTTCATGGCCGCGATGTACCGGCGCCATGGTGTCGAGATGCGTAACGGCAATTTTTGGGGCTTTGAAGACCGACCGATCCCTTCAGCTTTTTACACCGCTTCCACGGGACTGCCTCCGATTGATGACGCCATCCGCCATGCCCTAGAGACCGGTTATTGCCATCACATCGAACGTCTGATGCTCCTGGGCAACGTGATGCTCCTCTGCGGATTCCATCCAACCCGGATTTACTGCTGGTTTATGGAGCTGTTTGTGGATGCCTACGACTGGGTGATGGTGCCCAACGTCTATGGCATGAGTCAGTTTGCCGATGGTGGCATCTTCACCACCAAGCCTTATCTCTCCGGGTCGAACTACGTTCGCAAGATGTCGGACTACCGCAAAGGCGAGTGGTGTGACACCTGGGATGGCTTGTTCTGGAGTTTCATCCATTGCCATCAAGACTTCTTCCGGCGCCAATACCGCCTGGCGATGATGGCCCGGAATCTGGATCGCATGGCTTCCGATGTTCTGGCGGCCCATCAACGCCGGGCCAGCGATTTTCTTGACGCTCTCACCTGA
- the hemJ gene encoding protoporphyrinogen oxidase HemJ, translating to MTFSPEAYLWFKTLHIVGVVVWFAGLFYLVRLFIYHVETEELAPELQQPFRDQYTLMEKRLANIITTPGMAVAVSMAIGLLLAQPSWLQQGWMHAKLAFVAALLAYHVFCYRLMGQLHAGTCAWSGKQLRALNELPTLLLVIVVMLVVFKTQFPTSAASWFIVALVVFMAASIQFYARWRRLRAEASAKA from the coding sequence ATGACGTTTTCGCCTGAGGCCTACCTCTGGTTCAAGACCCTGCACATCGTTGGAGTTGTGGTGTGGTTTGCAGGCCTCTTCTACCTGGTGCGCCTGTTCATCTACCACGTTGAAACCGAGGAACTGGCGCCGGAATTGCAGCAGCCGTTTCGCGATCAATACACCTTGATGGAGAAACGTCTCGCCAACATCATCACCACGCCCGGTATGGCGGTGGCGGTGTCGATGGCCATCGGGTTGCTGCTGGCCCAGCCCTCCTGGCTTCAGCAGGGCTGGATGCACGCCAAGCTCGCCTTCGTGGCGGCTTTGCTGGCCTATCACGTGTTTTGTTACCGGCTGATGGGCCAACTCCACGCCGGCACCTGTGCCTGGTCGGGCAAGCAGCTCCGCGCCCTCAATGAGCTGCCCACGTTGCTGCTGGTGATCGTGGTGATGCTGGTGGTGTTCAAAACACAGTTCCCCACCAGCGCAGCGAGCTGGTTCATCGTCGCCCTGGTGGTGTTCATGGCGGCGTCGATTCAGTTCTATGCCCGTTGGCGCCGACTGCGGGCCGAAGCCTCCGCTAAAGCTTGA
- a CDS encoding PHP domain-containing protein: protein MTHPLKAVLDQVGPSSCPTTHNFHCHTVCSDGSLEPLALIQQATERGLQHLAVTDHHSSQAHQEIQAWLKQQRGTGAVLPTVWSGMEISALLKGCLVHVLALGFELNHPALQPYNRGDAVVGEPLRAEAVVKAIHDAGGLAVLAHPARYRLGHDLLIDEAARLGFDGGEAWYDYDMQPTWSASPLICESIDRQLSNLGLLRTCGTDTHGIDLCGR from the coding sequence ATGACCCATCCGCTCAAGGCTGTTCTCGACCAGGTGGGACCGTCGAGCTGCCCCACCACGCACAACTTTCACTGCCATACCGTCTGCAGCGACGGCAGCCTCGAACCGCTGGCTCTGATTCAGCAGGCCACCGAGCGGGGGCTCCAGCATCTTGCGGTGACGGATCACCACAGCAGCCAAGCCCATCAGGAAATCCAAGCCTGGCTGAAGCAGCAGCGCGGCACCGGTGCGGTGCTCCCCACGGTCTGGAGCGGCATGGAAATCAGTGCACTGCTGAAGGGTTGCCTGGTTCATGTGCTCGCCCTTGGCTTCGAGCTGAACCACCCTGCGCTTCAGCCTTACAACCGTGGTGATGCCGTTGTCGGTGAACCGCTAAGGGCTGAGGCGGTGGTCAAGGCCATCCATGACGCCGGTGGATTGGCGGTGTTGGCCCATCCCGCCCGTTATCGCCTGGGTCATGACCTGTTGATCGATGAGGCGGCTCGTCTCGGTTTCGATGGCGGTGAAGCCTGGTACGACTACGACATGCAACCAACCTGGTCTGCCAGTCCGTTGATCTGCGAATCCATCGATCGACAGCTGAGCAACCTTGGCCTTTTGCGTACGTGTGGCACCGATACCCATGGAATTGACCTTTGCGGCCGCTAA